The proteins below are encoded in one region of Penaeus chinensis breed Huanghai No. 1 chromosome 25, ASM1920278v2, whole genome shotgun sequence:
- the LOC125038564 gene encoding N-alpha-acetyltransferase 20-like yields the protein MTTLRPFRCEDMFHFNNVNLDPLTETYGLSFYLQYLAHWPEYFQVAESPSGVIMGYIMGKAEGHGENWHGHVTALTVAPEYRRLGLAKQLMAILEDISEKKRCYFVDLFVRVSNLVAISMYKLLGYIVYRTVLQYYSGDPDEDAYDMRKALSRDEQRKSVIPLTHPVRPEDIE from the exons ATGACAACCCTGCGGCCGTTTAGGTGCGAGGACATGTTCCACTTCAATAACGTGAACCTCGACCCGCTCACCGAGACTTACGGGTTGTCCTTCTACTTGCAGTATTTGGCTCACTGGCCGGAGTATTTCCAGGTGGCCGAGAGCCCCAGTGGCGTCATTATGGGATACA TTATGGGAAAAGCAGAAGGTCATGGAGAGAATTGGCATGGACACGTGACAGCCCTGACTGTCGCCCCTGAGTACAGAAGACTTGGACTTGCAAAACAGTTAATGGCCATTCTCGAGGATATATCAGAAAA GAAGAGATGTTATTTTGTGGACTTGTTTGTTCGAGTGAGTAATCTGGTggcaatatctatgtataaactGCTTGGATACATAGTTTATCGCACAGTTCTCCAATATTATTCCGGGGACCCTGATGAAGATGCTTATG ATATGAGAAAGGCGTTATCCAGAGACGAACAGCGGAAGTCGGTTATTCCATTGACTCATCCTGTCAGACCTGAAGACATAGAATAA
- the LOC125038594 gene encoding probable glutamate receptor, protein MHGKKLDFVCSEHMLLYEPFTILKRRAGEKVVLEGFFGKVFDALREITNFTSTCHRVRDGQWGSVVNGEWTGVFKELSDGTADIAVAPLSMSVVRSTKADFLIGLMVSGNQSSAMKHVHIISCDMHYGSHLICTVFLFTHLCIHKYRFKIVLKRPSNEDYIWTVYTKQFEPGVWGVLTLLTTALCFSLSRKRPERGIVLMLLVLQVLLLAFYTSNLVSALTVGPPLPPMENLEDVYSDSSITIGFTRGSTIANEFNTDNPLYQAILHRLKDKDLVMSPEEGVARALKGGYAYMVWEFFYKMNFGSECGAFLLSPSYFPHQASIAMPKDSPLVPVLNKVLLDIQSVGLLRKWWMEIDVARADCNALVTAPIELKTVLTPFLLLGFSLLVSLGILAVEVVVYRNKRPNTF, encoded by the exons ATGCATGGTAAGAAACTAGACTTCGTGTGCTCCGAGCATATGCTGCTT TACGAGCCCTTCACTATCCTCAAACGAAGGGCCGGTGAAAAGGTCGTTTTAGAAGGATTCTTTGGGAAGGTCTTCGACGCTCTGAGAGAAATTACCAACTTTAC ATCGACTTGCCACCGCGTGAGAGACGGCCAATGGGGCTCTGTCGTGAACGGCGAATGGACAGGCGTGTTCAAGGAGCTGTCTGACGGAACAGCTGACATCGCAGTCGCTCCACTGTCCATGTCGGTGGTCAGGAGCACTAAGGCTGACTTCCTGATTGGCTTGATGGTGTCTGG AAATCAGTCATCGGCAATGAAACATGTGCACATTATATCTTGCGATATGCATTATGGAAGTCATCTCATCTGCACAGTTTTCTTGTTCACACACctgtgcatacacaaatacag GTTCAAAATAGTACTGAAACGACCTTCTAACGAGGACTACATTTGGACTGTCTACACGAAGCAGTTCGAACCCGGAGTCTGGGGGGTTCTGACTCTCCTTACGACTGCCCTGTGCTTCAGTTT ATCGAGAAAACGCCCCGAACGTGGAATCGTCCTGATGCTCCTGGTGCTACAAGTCCTCCTCTTGGCCTTCTATACGAGTAACCTGGTCTCCGCCCTCACCGTTGGACCTCCTCTGCCTCCGATGGAAAACCTGGAGGACGTGTACAGCGATTCCTCAATCACTATTGGGTTCACGAGGGGTTCTACCATTGCTAATGAATTC AACACCGACAACCCTTTATACCAAGCCATCCTGCACCGCCTGAAGGACAAAGACCTTGTCATGTCTCCTGAAGAAGGCGTCGCACGAGCGCTGAAGGGGGGCTACGCTTACATGGTCTGGGAATTCTTCTACAAGATGAACTTTGGCAGCGAATGCGgggccttccttctctctccttcgtatttCCCGCACCAGGCGTCCATTGCCATGCCGAAGGACTCGCCGCTCGTCCCCGTACTGAATAAAGT ACTCTTGGACATCCAGTCTGTCGGTCTCCTTCGGAAGTGGTGGATGGAGATTGACGTTGCTCGCGCTGATTGCAACGCCCTCGTCACGGCGCCCATCGAACTAAAGACGGTCCTCACACCCTTCCTCCTGCTGGGTTTCAGTCTCCTGGTTTCCCTGGGCATCCTAGCTGTAGAAGTCGTCGTTTATAGGAATAAAAGACCTAATACATTTTAG
- the LOC125038593 gene encoding craniofacial development protein 2-like, producing MAGRGREIAEVCKERSIDILCVQETKWSGKSARVLLEGHKIYYTYAPQTGEADEEKEMFMENFERIIKDIPGSEKVLVGADFTGHVGKRSDGYQRVRGGKGHGQRNTEGERILECAESLDMAVVNTFYQKRDEHLITFKSGQHATQIDYVMIRSADLKSVRNCKVIPEEAVVTQHRLLCVVLKIKQEKKRKPKTQKRIKIWKLKGDKIIEFQK from the exons ATGgctggcagaggaagagagatagcagAAGTCTGCAAGGAAAGAAGCATCGACATCCTCTGTGTGCAGGAAACCAAATGGAGTGGAAAGAGTGCAAGAGTTTTACTAGAAGGACACAAGATATATTACA CATATGCACCACAGACAGGAGAggcagatgaagaaaaggaaatgttcaTGGAGAACTTTGAGCGAATAATAAAAGACATACCAGGAAGTGAGAAGGTCCTTGTGGGAGCTGATTTCACCGGACATGTAGGCAAAAGATCAGATGGGTACCAAAGAGTTCGTGGTGGTAAAGGGCATGGCCAGAggaacacagagggagagagaatcctaGAATGTGCCGAAAGCCTCGACATGGCAGTTGTCAATACCTTCTACCAAAAGAGAGATGAACATCTCATCACATTCAAGAGTGGGCAACATGCCACACAGATTGACTACGTGATGATAAGAAGTGCGGACCTGAAGAGTGTCAGGAATTGTAAGGTCATTCCAGAAGAGGCAGTTGTGACACAGCATAGACTCCTATGTGTGGTGCTCAAGATCaaacaagagaagaaacgaaagccAAAAACACAGAAGCGGATCAAGATCTGGAAACTGAAAGGGGACAAGATCATAGAGTTTcagaaatag